In Sphingobacterium sp. SYP-B4668, the sequence GATTGGAAAATGCAAAATCTACTCACAGGCACTTTAGGGTTCAAAAATTTTGAAAAACTACAAGGCAATAAAGCTAATGTCACATTTTTCCTTCACGGCAAAAATGCAAATAGCATCATTGCTAACTCACTAACATCATCCTATTTAAAAAAATATAGAGATAAAGAGAACTTTGGTTTTCAGGATTTCTACTCGTGGTCAATACAATTAGCAGGTAACAACGGAAGCTTTCTTTCAAGCATATATGGCATATACAAAAGCAAGTCCGCTCCTGGCGGCGCACCAAGTTGGACCTACCCTTTCGATGGAAAACTCATCGGCAGCCCCTGGGTCTTCGAACACTCCGACACCAGTATGATGATCCTAGCCCAAGAGCAGAACCATACAGTACACGGCATACATCCCAACGGATCGAAACTATGGTCCGCAGTTTTTTCTGGCCGCGTAATCGGTACACCATTCCAACTGGCTGATCGTAGTATAGTGTTAGTTACAGACAATCAGCGCTTGTATCGCTTTGACACCGCTGGAAAAGTATTCAAAAACTTTTCATTAGGACTTCCCCAACCGGCAAGTTACTCTCCTACACTCGCTAGTTATGACAACCATATACTGTTCATCCCAATAGCTAATAAGATTTTGGCCTACGACATCGAAGGTCATAAAGTAGAGCAATGGAAAATAACAGAGCTAGACGGCGAAATCCTGTTTGACGTCAAGACTATTCGGTTCAAAGACAGAGATTATATCGTCGTAGGGACCCAAGCAGGTAGTTTCTATTTCCTAGACACAACAGGTAATATCATCAAGAAAGTACAACATGATGACATATCTAAACTTACTAACCCTATATTCTTAACTCCTTCCCTTGATGGTCAAGATTTGCAGATTCATACAGCAGATGGGGTGGGCAATTTAATCATCGCAAGCCTTACAGGGAAAACACAAAAACGCCCTATTAGCCAATGGTCCTCAAGTGCATATACGGATTTCCGAAATGTCACTTCAGATGACCAAGCAGATCTTGTTGTCGTTGATAAAAATAAACTGACAGTGCACAGCATTAAAGATAGTACCCTATATTTTCAATACACTTTTACCAAAGATATTGATGACAGACCCCAATTTTTCCCGCTCGAGAAGAATCTTTTCAGGCTAGGAGTCGCTTCCCGAAGTAACTACCTAATTGGCCTATTCAACGAGAATGGTCACATGCTAGAAGGCTTCCCATTAGAGGCACTTCCTAATTTCTATTTCGGAAAGATTAATTACGCTGGCGGCAACTATCTATTGTGTACCAAACGAGACCACAAGCTGTACGCATTTCCATTTTAATAATTTGATTTTCAAAATTTTAAATTAATGTGCCAAAAAAGGTTAAAATCAATAAAAACGTACAAAAAATAGTTCCAAATACTAATAATTTATATTAGGTTTGCATTCTTAAATTAGCTATGCTGACACGACAACAGAACAAGGAAATACTATCCAAATCAGACAAAATCGTCATTACAACCCATCATAAACCAGATGGAGATGCTTTAGGATCATCATTAGGTCTATACCATTGGCTTAAAGATGCTGGGCATCATGTAAATGTAATCGTATCATCTGATTTTCCTGCTTTTTTGGACTGGTTGCCGGGTCGTGATGAGGTACTCATTTATCCTGACCAACCCGAACTATGTCAGCAACTCGTTCAGGAAGCGGCCCTTATCTTTTGCTTAGATTACAATGCTTTTTCACGAACAAATGTAATGGAGCAAATTTTACGTGAGGCTCCCGGCAAAAAATACATGATTGATCATCATCTGGATCCTGAAGGATTCGATGACTATCGTTTGTGGGACTCATCCGCTGCCGCGACAGCTCAATTAATTTTCAATTTCATTGAAGACTGTGTCGATCAAGTAAGCGAAATTACTCCAACAATAGCCACTTGTCTTTATGCTGGCATTATGACGGATACGGGCTCATTTAGATTTAGGTCGACTACCGAAGAGGTACACCAAATTATCGCTAAGTTGATTCGATCGGGAGCTCGCAATTGGGAGATACATGAGTCTATCTACAACAGCTCCACGGAAAACAGACTTAAATTTCTAGGGCACTGCCTTCTGAACAGATTGCAAGTCATACCTGAATACAATACTGCGCTGTTTGCGGTTGCAAAGCAAGATTTAGAGCAATTTCAAGTCACTACTGGTGATACCGAAGGACTCGTTAACTATGCCCTTTCTATAAAAGGTATACGATTAGCAGCTTTGATTATAGACAGAACTGAATTAATAAAGTTATCTTTACGTTCTATTGGAGATGTACCGTGTAATGAAATTGCACGTAAGCATTTCAACGGAGGAGGGCATTTCAACGCTGCTGGAGGTAGCGCCGAAGGGGACTTGAAATCCGTGGTTGACCGATTTAAGATGATGTTACCTGAATATACTGAAATATTAACAAAATAACTATAGTGAATAAACGGAAATGAAGAAATCAATCCTATTATTATCAGCAGTTGCATTGCTATCAACTGCTTGCCAAAATTTCAAAAAAGGAGATGGCGGTCTTGAATACAAAATAGTAAACGATAACGGTGCCGAAAAAGCTAAAGCCGGTGATTTACTATCTGTAGATATGATTATCAAATCAGACAGAGACTCTGTGTTAAACAGTACATACGATATTGGCCTACCTCAGATTGTAAATATTGCACCAGACAGTATCCCTGGTCTATACAAAGGTGATTACAATTCCATGTTCAAGTTTTTAGGTGAAGGCGATAGTGCCGTTTTCCACCTAAATGTAGATACCATGGCTGCAAAAATGAGCCAACCTAAAGTTGAATTCGCAGACAAATATGTTACCTTCACCATTAAGGTAAGAAAGCACTTCAAAAAAGGAACATTGACAGATTCGGCTCTTTATGCTGACATCAACAAATACATGGAAGGTCAATTGGAAGGATTGAAAAAAGCTGAAGAAGGTAAAATCTCGACTTATATCAAATCCAATAAATTAGACCCTAAGAAAACAGCTTCAGGTCTTCAATACGTCATCAAAGATCAAGGAAAAGGAGCAAAAGTTGCTGTGGGCGATACCGTTGTTGTAAACTACACAGGAACATTGACATCAGGTAAAGTTTTCGACACCAACAATGCCGAAGTAGCGAAGAAAGAAAAAATGCACAATGCTATGCGTCAATACGAACCTATTCGTTTCCGTGTAGGACATGACCCTGTCATCCAAGGATGGACTGAAGGTATGCAGTTATTGAACAAAGGAGGCAAAGCTACATTTATCGTCCCTTCTCAATTAGGTTATGGTGAGCGTTACCAAGGAGGTCCTATTCCTCCATATGCACCGCTTGTATTTGAGGTTGAATTGGTAGATGTTATACCGGGTCCAAAGACTGAGCCTGCGCCAACAGCCAATCCACTCGGAGCTCTTGGCAATGCAGCACCACAAGGCACAGCACCAAACGTAAAATAATTTACAATTATCTTAATAAAAACACGATTCAGTTAGCTGAATCGTGTTTTTTTGTTTATAATTAGGCTATCTGTTTACAAAATGTTAATTTTAGGCCGATTTAAGGAATTCCTACTATGCCTGACCCCTATATATTAACAGATACCCATACCCATATTTATTATCACGTTGATACATCCACTTTAGATGAACAAGTGCAACGATGCTTTGATAAAAATATCCATCGGTTATTTTTACCGAATGTCAACACAGCTTCTATCGAAAAAGTACTTGGTGCTGTTAAATCATATCCAGATAATTGCTTCCCCATGTTGGGATTACACCCCTGTGATGTAAAAGACAACTACAAAAAAGAACTTGCCAACATAGAGACGGCGATAGCCAATCACAAGATATATGCAATAGGCGAAATTGGCTTAGACCTTTACTGGGATAAAACAACACTATCCATTCAACAAGACGCCTTCCGTATTCAAGTAGCATGGGCTAAACAGTTAGGTCTCCCTATTGACATTCACTGCCGTGAAGCCTTTGATGAACTTTTTGAGCTATTGGAAGAATTAAAGGATGATAAACTCTTTGGAGTACTGCATTGCTTTACCGGCACTTTAGCGCAGGCACACAAGGCTATATCGTTGGGCTTCGCCCTAGGGATAGGCGGTGTCGTGACCTACAAAAAAGCTGGACTAGATATCGTCGTAAAAGAATTAGATCTTCAGCATATTGTATTGGAAACAGATGCTCCCTATCTAGCTCCGGTCCCTTTTCGAGGCAAACCAAATGAGAGCAGCTATCTATATCATATAGCAGAGAAAGTCGCAGACCTCCATCAAATCAGCATTGAAGAGGTAGCCAATATCACCACAGCAAATTCACAAAGAATATTCGGAATCTAATGCACAACATATTCATTATCTACACAGGCGGGACCATCGGCATGGTCAAGGACGAAGAGACAGGTTCGTTCGTACCCTTTGACTTTGAGCTTATCGCACGCAATCTACCCGATCTCAGCAGGCTCAATTACAAATTGACGGTACATTCCTTTACCCCTATTATTGACTCCTCCAATATGAACCCCACTGTGTGGATAGAAATGGCTAATATAGTCAAACAAAACTATGAGCACTATGACGGCTTTGTTATCTTACATGGATCTGATACCATGGCCTTTTCAGCCTCCGTACTTAGTTTTATGTTGGAGGGGCTACAAAAACCTGTAATCCTTTCCGGTTCCCAACTCCCTATTGGCGAGATCCGTACAGACGCCAGGGAAAACCTCATGACCGCATTGGAAATTGCTTCCGCTCAAGTCAACGGTAAATCCCTTATACAGGAAGTCTGCATTCTTTTTGACAATAAGTTATTCAGAGGCAATCGTTCTTTCAAATACAATTCGGCCAAATTTGAGGCATTTCGTTCCCCTAATTATCCAGTACTGGTCGAAGCAGGCATCCATTTAAAATACAATACGGAGGCACTCTTGGACAATAGCAACAAAGAGTTCATCTTACATACCCAATTAGATAATAGGGTGGCCGTCTTGAAATTATTTCCGGGGATGAGTGCTTCCACAATCAAGACTATATTAGACTCCGATGTCCGCTCCATTGTCATGGAAACATTCGGTTCCGGAAATACCACCACTGATCAATGGTTCCTAGACCTCCTTAAAGAAGCCATTGATTCCGGAAAAAACATCTTAAATATATCTCAATGTAAAGTAGGTTCCGTAGAACTGGGACGCTATGAAACCAGCCAAGGACTGAAAGCAATTGGTGTGCTCAATGGATACGACATGACCTTTGAAGCTGCAGTCACTAAATTAATGTATCTACAAGGCGAGTTAATAAGCCAGCAGGAAGTTGCGTACTGGATTGAAAAGGACATACGAGGAGAACTGACGGTCAACGATTGATGCTAACGCGAGGGCTGCCAATTGAGATTGACGTTCTATGCTTTTCTGTTTGTCAAAACTTCAGCTACTACAAAGTTGCTTCCCCCGACAAAGATTAAATCACCTTCAGTATAAGCTTGTTTAGCCCCCTCTAAAGCATCCATTACACTCGAGTAGGATTTGCCTGATAAATGGTAAGTAGCCGCAATCTGGGTTAATTCATTCGCATCCATAGCTCTCGGCATTTGAGGACTTGAAAAGTAATAAGTCGCTTCTTTTGGCAACAACGGCAACATATGATTCAAATCTTTATCCTTCATTGCACCCATCACGATGTGTAAGCCACGATACGATGTCAGCGCAAGGTTTTTGAGAACTTCTTTTATACCGTCCTCGTTGTGACCGGTATCACAAATGATTAATGGATTGGTTGAGAGGGTTTGCCAACGACCTTGTAATCCCGTATTCTTTTGGACAGATGCCAATCCCCGTCTTATATCTTCATCAGCAATATTAAACCCGCCAGCTCTAAGACGATCAACACCTACGAGCACCCCGAGTAGGTTTTTAAGTTGATATGAGCCTTTCAAATCCAAATGAAATCGCCCTCTCATCGTCTGCAAAGCTCCTCCTACTTCGACTTCCATATACACATCATTGGTACTTAGTAGTGTAGACTGCAATACATCTGATGCAAAACAGATAGGAGCCTCTTCATTAGAAGCCTTACTTTCAAAAACAGGAGCAGTGCGACTGTCTCGTTCGGAAATGACCACTGGTACACCATGTTTGATAATACCGGCCTTCTCACTAGCAATCTCTGGCAACGTATCACCTAACAAATTCATATGGTCCATCCCAATATTCGTGATAAGGCAGAGCTCAGGAACAATAATATTAGTACTATCTAATCGCCCTCCAAGTCCCACTTCGACGATTGCCACATCCACTGTGGCTTGTGCAAAATAATCAAAAGCCATTGCTACCGTCACTTCAAAAAAAGAAGGTTGTATACGGTCCATCAACACCTTTTGACTTTCTACAAAGTCAATCACCTGTTGCTCGGGAATCACCTCACCATTGATTCGAATACGTTCCCTAAAATCGACCAAATGTGGAGAAGTATACAGACCCGTCTTATATCCAGCCTCCGCTAGTATAGAGGCCAGCATATGAGAAGAAGAGCCTTTCCCATTCGTGCCTGCGATATGTATGGATTTGAATTTATGCTGAGGATTGCCCAGCGCTTGGCAGAGGGCCAACGTGTTATCTAAATCTTTTTTATAGGCGGATACCCCAACACGGGTAAACATAGGTAATCGAGCGTATAAATACTCGATTACCTCGTTATATGTAGCATTCATGTAAAATGAATTTTATCTAACTCTAAAGTTGAATACGATGACACCTGTTTGGGAATCAGGTGCTTTTTCCAATTCATTGAGACGAGCTCCACGAACAGCTCGTTCACATTTTTCCCATAACGATCGATCGGGAAGTGTGGTCCCCTTCACACCCGCTCGTGCATAGGTAATGGTGCCATTAGGAGCCACACGGATTTCAACCGCAACCTTTCCAGATTGTTGTCCCTTATCATCGATATTAGGGCGTACCACGAAACGTCTATTGGCTATCGAAAGCATCATGTTGCCATCACCGGATCCCCCTTCGCCATAATTAGAAGCCAACGGGTCGCCCAATTTACTTCCTTGATTACCTGCGACACTTCCTGTACCGTCTCCAGTACCTGTTGCATTATTCTTTTTACCCTTATACAAAGCATTCGGGTTCACCGCCGGCGTACTATTCTCCTTTTTCGTCGTAGTCTCAGTAGCGGTCACCTTAACAGGTTTCTCCGCCTTTGCTACAGCCGGTGCATCATCCATATCCTGTGTCGCCACTACTTTATCAGCAACTTGCTGAGAGGGGGTAGGTGTGGGAGTCTCTGTAGGTTCAATTTTATCCGGCTTTACATTGTTCGCATTGGGATCCATAGAAGGTTCCTCCACGCTCATATAATCATCGCCCATACCCTCATCACTTGTACCATAATTGACAATGATTCCGCCCGTACCGTACTGTGGCAATTCCTTGCTAAATACGATAAAAAAACCAATCGCTACCAGTGCTCCCATTATTAT encodes:
- a CDS encoding DHH family phosphoesterase yields the protein MLTRQQNKEILSKSDKIVITTHHKPDGDALGSSLGLYHWLKDAGHHVNVIVSSDFPAFLDWLPGRDEVLIYPDQPELCQQLVQEAALIFCLDYNAFSRTNVMEQILREAPGKKYMIDHHLDPEGFDDYRLWDSSAAATAQLIFNFIEDCVDQVSEITPTIATCLYAGIMTDTGSFRFRSTTEEVHQIIAKLIRSGARNWEIHESIYNSSTENRLKFLGHCLLNRLQVIPEYNTALFAVAKQDLEQFQVTTGDTEGLVNYALSIKGIRLAALIIDRTELIKLSLRSIGDVPCNEIARKHFNGGGHFNAAGGSAEGDLKSVVDRFKMMLPEYTEILTK
- a CDS encoding FKBP-type peptidyl-prolyl cis-trans isomerase, whose protein sequence is MKKSILLLSAVALLSTACQNFKKGDGGLEYKIVNDNGAEKAKAGDLLSVDMIIKSDRDSVLNSTYDIGLPQIVNIAPDSIPGLYKGDYNSMFKFLGEGDSAVFHLNVDTMAAKMSQPKVEFADKYVTFTIKVRKHFKKGTLTDSALYADINKYMEGQLEGLKKAEEGKISTYIKSNKLDPKKTASGLQYVIKDQGKGAKVAVGDTVVVNYTGTLTSGKVFDTNNAEVAKKEKMHNAMRQYEPIRFRVGHDPVIQGWTEGMQLLNKGGKATFIVPSQLGYGERYQGGPIPPYAPLVFEVELVDVIPGPKTEPAPTANPLGALGNAAPQGTAPNVK
- a CDS encoding TatD family hydrolase, whose translation is MPDPYILTDTHTHIYYHVDTSTLDEQVQRCFDKNIHRLFLPNVNTASIEKVLGAVKSYPDNCFPMLGLHPCDVKDNYKKELANIETAIANHKIYAIGEIGLDLYWDKTTLSIQQDAFRIQVAWAKQLGLPIDIHCREAFDELFELLEELKDDKLFGVLHCFTGTLAQAHKAISLGFALGIGGVVTYKKAGLDIVVKELDLQHIVLETDAPYLAPVPFRGKPNESSYLYHIAEKVADLHQISIEEVANITTANSQRIFGI
- a CDS encoding asparaginase codes for the protein MHNIFIIYTGGTIGMVKDEETGSFVPFDFELIARNLPDLSRLNYKLTVHSFTPIIDSSNMNPTVWIEMANIVKQNYEHYDGFVILHGSDTMAFSASVLSFMLEGLQKPVILSGSQLPIGEIRTDARENLMTALEIASAQVNGKSLIQEVCILFDNKLFRGNRSFKYNSAKFEAFRSPNYPVLVEAGIHLKYNTEALLDNSNKEFILHTQLDNRVAVLKLFPGMSASTIKTILDSDVRSIVMETFGSGNTTTDQWFLDLLKEAIDSGKNILNISQCKVGSVELGRYETSQGLKAIGVLNGYDMTFEAAVTKLMYLQGELISQQEVAYWIEKDIRGELTVND
- a CDS encoding bifunctional folylpolyglutamate synthase/dihydrofolate synthase, encoding MNATYNEVIEYLYARLPMFTRVGVSAYKKDLDNTLALCQALGNPQHKFKSIHIAGTNGKGSSSHMLASILAEAGYKTGLYTSPHLVDFRERIRINGEVIPEQQVIDFVESQKVLMDRIQPSFFEVTVAMAFDYFAQATVDVAIVEVGLGGRLDSTNIIVPELCLITNIGMDHMNLLGDTLPEIASEKAGIIKHGVPVVISERDSRTAPVFESKASNEEAPICFASDVLQSTLLSTNDVYMEVEVGGALQTMRGRFHLDLKGSYQLKNLLGVLVGVDRLRAGGFNIADEDIRRGLASVQKNTGLQGRWQTLSTNPLIICDTGHNEDGIKEVLKNLALTSYRGLHIVMGAMKDKDLNHMLPLLPKEATYYFSSPQMPRAMDANELTQIAATYHLSGKSYSSVMDALEGAKQAYTEGDLIFVGGSNFVVAEVLTNRKA
- a CDS encoding energy transducer TonB → MYYHLQEENNLPKALGISAIIMGALVAIGFFIVFSKELPQYGTGGIIVNYGTSDEGMGDDYMSVEEPSMDPNANNVKPDKIEPTETPTPTPSQQVADKVVATQDMDDAPAVAKAEKPVKVTATETTTKKENSTPAVNPNALYKGKKNNATGTGDGTGSVAGNQGSKLGDPLASNYGEGGSGDGNMMLSIANRRFVVRPNIDDKGQQSGKVAVEIRVAPNGTITYARAGVKGTTLPDRSLWEKCERAVRGARLNELEKAPDSQTGVIVFNFRVR